Within the Deltaproteobacteria bacterium genome, the region CTCTCCAATACCTCCAAGGCCGCCCCGTATATCGCCTCAATCTGCCCCTCGGTCAATACCCCAAACACAGGCCCCCGCTGCTCCACTAGATTCACCCTCATCTCCGTCCTCCTCTTGATTCAACTTGATCCCCTGAGTGCGAGGATTGCCGCCTCCTCAGCGCCTGTGCCCTGTGGCCCTTGACCGTGGCGCGCCATCCAGCCCTTCCGTTGTTTGAAGAAGCCGACAAGGCCGGGATGACCGGATGCATCCTTAGCCCCTCTCCGTGGTCACGATAACTTGAAATACTTGGTATTCGACGAAAGGGTCACAAAGGTCTCGGTCTTGGATATACCCCTGGCATTGTAAAGATCTATCCTGAACAGGACATCATTCAGCTCTTGCAGGGAATCGACCATAACCTCAAAAAAGAGGTCGTATCGACCAGTGACATTCCAGACACTGGTGACACAGGGGATCTTCTCGATCTCTTTCATCTTCTCTTCGGGATGCCTCTTTTCTCCGAGGGTCACCCCTACGATTGCGGATATTTTGTGGGGAAAGGCAAATGGATCGACTCTGGCCTGTAGCTTCAGAATACCTTTTTCAATCAACCTGGTCACTCGATTTCGTATGGTCCCCTCGGAAACGCCCAGTTTCTTTGCAATTTCCCTATAAGGTCTCCGCGCGTCCTCCTGGAGTTCGAGGATGATCCTCTTGTCCAGGTCATCTATGGGTTTTTCAGATTG harbors:
- a CDS encoding Lrp/AsnC family transcriptional regulator, whose translation is MAQSEKPIDDLDKRIILELQEDARRPYREIAKKLGVSEGTIRNRVTRLIEKGILKLQARVDPFAFPHKISAIVGVTLGEKRHPEEKMKEIEKIPCVTSVWNVTGRYDLFFEVMVDSLQELNDVLFRIDLYNARGISKTETFVTLSSNTKYFKLS